CCCATCCCCAAAGAAGCCATCAGTGCAAACAGCGCGAACAAAACCGCCAGGAGTTTGCCGATATATTTCCATATGCCACCCCATTCACCGAGCCCATGTTCCAGAACATACATTGGCCCGCCGCGCCAATCGTCCTGCGCATCCTTTTGTCGGTAATGAACGGCCAGCGTAATTTCAGCAAATTTGGTACACATGCCAAAAAAGGCCGAAATGAGCATCCAGACCAGTGCTCCAGGTCCACCCAGATGCAGTGCGGTTGCTACGCCAGCCACGTTGCCGGTTCCCACCGTCGCGGCCAGCGCTGTAGTCATCGCCGCAAAAGCGGAAATGGCGTTATCATCACCGCTTTTCTTGCGAAAACTGAATACTTCGGCTAATGCCGGAATAAAATAGCGAAGCTGAGGCAGTCCGAGTAAAATCGTCAGATAGATACCTGTCCCCACCAGCAGCGTAAGGCCGGGAGGGCCCCAGACAAAGTGATTGACCACTTCGTTTATTTGCATGATTTCATCCATCTATAGCCCCCCTCCCAATAAAATGAACGCACCTATCTGACATTCCCCCTATTTTTCTCCTGCGCCACGGAGATTCACAACTTTTTCATTAAGTAGCTCAGCAGCTTGTCTTTCGTGGTGGATTTCAGAATATAGCCCGTTGGCTTCAACTGCAATACGCGCTCTACCTGTTCCTTCCCGCCCACGCCAGTCAGGAATACAACGGGAATCCCCTGCGTGGATGGCTCCTGCCTGAGCATTTGAAAGACCTGCGGACCATCTACCACGGGCATCTCATAATCGAGCAGAATCATATCGACATTTTTTTTCGCCAAAAACGTAATGGCCTGTATTCCTGCTGTGACGATGCTGACCTGATAAACATCCTTGAGCCACTCGCGAACCATTTTGGCGTACGAGGGGTCATCATCCACAATTAAGATGTGTTTCTTGTTGCTCCCTTCCACTTCCGGGAAAATCCCGTCGGTCACAGCCAGCTCCAATTCCTCCATCTTCACAGGTCTGTCGAGCCAGCCCACATGGAGCATGCCAAAAATCCTGCCCGTCAAATCATCGCGCTCACTCTTATCGCCAATGACAATTACTTCACATTCACATTCCAATTCATGGATTTTGCCGTAGATATGTTCCAGCCAATTAAACTTGATGACATCATCCATGATGTCATTCGGCAGATAAAAGATAAATGTAGCCGATTCCTTTTCCTTATCCAGCTTGGGCATCTTATCATTGTCCTGGGTGAGGATGGATACCTTGCAGCCGATTTCCTTGAGCCTGCGCTCGATGCCCTTCACCACCACACTGTATTTGCACATAACGATAATCACATTTTTTATTTTTTTCTCACTCATATAGATCCCTCCAGTCAGCATCCATCGCGGTCAGCTTAATGCTTCTATTTCCCTAGTACCTCGATAATTTTCTCATAATCAAACTGTTCAGCTGCCGCCTTGAGCTGTTTCCACTTCTCCTCCTCACTGCCGGCAACACGATAATCATTCATCTCGCTAAAGATTTCCTCCAGTCTGTCACAATCCATTTCCTTTGCAGCTATGCTGATTTCTTCATAGGCACTGGTCAATAAATCCATATCGGCCAAAGGCTTATCTTCATCCGCCGCTGTGGCAAAAACTTCCGCCAGCGGGGCCTTGAAGCTGCGGTACTTGGCGATAAATTCCGCATGGTGGCTGCGAATGTAGTCGATATCGCCACTCTTGCCCGCATTTTCGAGCTGTTGTGCCTCTTCGCCAAAGGCTGCAGCCCCAATAATACGCGCTGAACTTTTGAGGGCATGTACCTTAATGGTATAGTCCTGCCAATTTTCTGCTGCATAGAAAGCGTCAATTTCATCCGCTTTTTCATCCAGTGATTCATAAAAGATTTTTAGGAGCGGCAAATACGCATCAGCTGAACCACTGTTCTTTATACCCGTGGCGAGGTCAAGCCAGTCCGCATCCTGGAGCGGTACCAGACTGTCTGGCACGGGCAGTTTTTCCTCTGCCGCTGTGTTTTCCGAACAATCTACCAGGATTTTTTCCTGTGGCAGATAGTCCATCAACATGCCTTCTAATTTATCCGTCTCAATCGGTTTCGTCAGAAAATCGTCAAAGCCGGCCTTTAGATACTGCTCACGCGCATTGGATATCGCATTAGCCGTCAGACAGACCACCTTGGTTGCCACATTGGGGTTGTCAGCCTGTGCACGGAGTTCATGCAATGTCTCAATACCATCTTTATGCGGCATCATATGGTCAAGAAAAATCAAGTCGTATCTATGTTTTTGCGTAAGCGCCAGACAAGCGTCACCGCTTTCTGCCGTATCGACCTTTACTTGTATCTGTTTGACCAGATTTTGGAATACCACCAAATTCATGCGGTTATCATCCACCACGAGCACATGCGCATCAGGCGCTGTAAATTTTCCCTGATAGCCACGCTGACTCTTCGCTTGGGCATGATAAGACTCTTCATAGTTCCCTAACGGCTCCCAGCTCACGACTTTCTGCTTGAGTACAAAACTAAACGTCGAGCCGTAGCCATAGGTGCTGTCCACCTGCAAGGTACTGCCCATCTTATTCAGTAAATTCTGGGTGATAGCCATCCCCAGGCCTGTACCTTCGATATTGCGATTGCGTTTTTCTTCAATACGCTCAAATTCCGTAAAGAGCTTGGACATATCCTCCTCTTTGATGCCAATCCCGGTATCTTGCACGGCCACGCGCAAATATATGCTGTCGGGGTCATCCGTAACCGGCTCATAGCCGACAAAGAAGGTCACGCTTCCTGTCTCCGTATATTTCACGGCGTTAGTCAGGATGTTGGTAATAATCTGCTTAATGCGCACCTCATCACCATAAAGCTGGCTCGGCATACTTTCATCAAAGCCCAATTCGAGCGCCAACCCTTTTTCCTTCACCCGTGGCTGCAACATATTCACCAGGTCATTTAGCACAGAGGCCATATAATAATTTACGAGAATGATTTCGATTTTTCCTGCTTCAATTTTAGAAAAATCGAGAATTTGATTCACAAGTTCCAACAGAGTTCTGCCAGCATTCCTTATATTCTCGGCATAATAGAGGATGTTTTCATCTTTGCCTTCCCGCAAAATCATTTCATTCATGCCGATAACGGCATTGATTGGCGTCCGAATCTCATGGGACATGTTGGCCAGAAAATCGCTTTTCGCCCGCGAGGCTTCTTCTGCCATCGCCTTGGCCTCCATGAGTTCTGCGCTCTCCCGGATTTTTAGCTGTGCCCGAATCAGGAACACCGCACCTAAAACCACCAAAATCATCAACAGGCTGAACACATAGACAACCAGCAACGTGATGTTTTCAATGCCCTCTGATGCCTTTGCCTTGGGCACAAATCCTGCAAGCAGATAATCTGTTCCGGGAATCTCTGCCTCAAACATAATCATATCCCCGTGAGTTGAGTTAAAGGTGCGGGCTGAAGCAACGGAAACTTCCATTTCCTGGTGCATTTTCCGATAAAACTTTTTCGTTTCCGTACTCTGCATAAACTCGATATCTTCCGGGTCGTTTTGCGCGAAGGGAATGATGATATCCCCTTCACGCGTACTGATAAGCACTTTGCCAATATCGTCATAGCAGCTAATGGCGAAGCGTTCCATCACACTATTGATAGGATAAAAACGATAGAGAACGTACTTCACATTCTCACCATGAAAGACCGGGTAGGTAAATAACAGGCCTTCGCCATGCACGAATGTGATTTGCGGATAACCGCGGAACGAGGCCTGTATGCCTTCAAAGCGCTGCACGGACATTTTCTTTCCAAAGACAGCCGTCCCATTGAGGGTGAGCAGTCCCTGTTTAACGCCTGTCTCCGTTAATACCAACGGCATCAAGCGCTCGGTTTCCTCGGGATTTGCCTCGATTTTCCCGGCGATATATGCCAGATTCTCAAGCTCTGTTTCCAATTTTTCCGCTGCTTGCGAGGCCAGAGTCTCCGCCTGCCGTTTTGTCTGTCTTTCGGTATACAAGATAAGCAGATCATTCATCCGATCCTTAAACATTACCCCTACAAATAGCAGCAACACGGCGAATACAAGCAAAACTATGGCTGTGACCCTTTTCTCCTTAAAGGAAGTATTTTTATTCATCAATTTCTACCCCCTCGACAAACCAGTCCATGCCATAAAAAAGCTCCTGGTCACTGATTTGTTCCCCTTCATCGCAGCGAAGCTGACCTTTATTGTCATAAATCACTCCGGAAAACACATCCTGTTTTTTGATTCGCTGCAGCTCAAGCTCAACCAAATCTGCCGTTGCCGGTTCTACCAACGGGGACAGCTTATCCAATTTGACGCCGCCTTCTGACAGGTCCAGCCAATAATCTTTCGTTGACGTCACCCGGCCACTAATGTAATCGGACAACACCTTCTGATAAACGGCATCCCAGTCATATAACGCGGCGGTCAGATAACGCTGCGAATAGTTCGCCTGCGTCGAACCATAGCCGATAGTATAGAGGCCCATCATTTCTGCCTTTTCGATAGCATTTGGTTTATCCTCATGGTAGGTAATCACATCTGCCCCTGCGGCCGCCAGTTTAACCACACTATCCATTTCCATATTTCTGTTATCCCAGCTGCCGGTAAAATGAACCAACAGTTTGGCCTGAGGATTTGCCCTGCGCATCCCCAGCGCATAGGCGTTAATTCCGCGGTTGGTCTGCGAATTGGGCATTGCGGCCACATAGCCAAGCACCCCCGTCTTCGTGGCGGCTCCTGCCACCAGTCCTGCCAGATAACGAACCTGATAAAGGCGGGCAAAATAAGACGTGCAATTATTCGCCTTGCCATGACCGGAGATGGTAAAAAATGCTACATCGGGATATTTCGCAGCAATTTTATCCACATAGGTCCCATAACCAAAGCTGGTCAGAAAAATCACATTAGCCCCATCTTTTATCAATCCCTCTACCGCATCATAGAACGTTCCCGCATCGCCACTATCCGCAACATATTCGCGGCCTAACAATTTGCAATTATATGCATCGCAGGCTTTTTGCAACCCTTTGTAGTGGCTTTCATTCCAAGCTTTATCCGCCCACGAGCCAATCAGAACAACGCCTACCGTAGTATTTTGTGTCTCGGTGGGAATGCGAAAACTCTGTATCACGAAGATGATTGCCGCCACCGTGAGAATCACTAACAAAGCAGGAACATAACGTGCTTTCGAGTTATTAGTATTCAACGATAACACCCTCCACATACCAATCCAATGTGTTCAGCAGCGTATAGTCCGACATGGATTCACCTGTCGCCAGACGAAGATTCCCCTGATTATCCCGGATTGGTCCATAAAAGACATCAAACTCACGGCTGAGAAATTTTTCCCTGGCTGCTCCTACTGCAGCCTTTGTCCTATCCTTTACCAGCGGCGAAAAATCGGCCAGTTTTACAATGCCCTCTTCCATGCCCAGCCATGTATGCTTGCCATGGAATTTCCCCCGCAGGCAGTTCAGTATCTGCTGACGATAATATCCTTGCCAGTTCCACTCACTGGCCGTTAAATATTTACTGGAAAATAAATCCCGGTTATCCTTATTGCAGCCAATGGATTTTATGCCGCGGCTTTCTGCGATTTTGTGCGGCATTATGGAGTCCGTATGCATAAAGAGCACGTCAATCGGATGACTATCCAGAAGTTTCTGACACTCAAGACCGGCTGGTTCATCTGCCGTCCACGAGTTACTATAACGCACGTAAACTTTGGCATCCGGCCGGACACTGCGTGCGCCTAGCGTAAAAGCGTTAATCCCACGGATTGTCTCGGGGATAGGAAATGCGGCGATATAGCCGAGCTCACCGGTTTCCGATTCCATGCCTGCTACGATACCAGCCAAGTATCTAGCCTGATACATCCGGCCAAAGAACGTGGACAGATTGACGGCTTCCCCCGTTCCTGCAGCATGCAGAAAATAGACCTGGGGATACTTAGCCGCAGCCTTTTTCATATCCGGGCCATAGCCAAAGGAAATCGCCACAATGATTTTACAATCTTCCTTTTCGATAAGGTCCGTAATCACATCGTAACATTCATTGGGAACTTTTTCCCGATAGATAATTTTGAGGTTTAACTCCTTCTGCAGGGATTGCAATGCTTCAAAATGCGTCTGCACATAATTATGGTCTTCGTGACTCCCATTGAGAATAAGACCTACTTTGGTCGTATTGGCCGTGATATCCGCTTCCTCTTGATTATCCTGTATCAGGAAAATTCCCACCGCCGCTGCGGCAAAAATCATTACGACCAGTATGAGTATATTCTTCAAGCAGAATCCCTCCCCGCTATATCCGCATCGCCAATTCGTCAGTCTCTCCCTTATTCGCAATATTCGCGATTCAAGTCATAAATCCTGCTGTTCACAATACATCCAACGACAGAATAATCAGAGGAATACATAGCACAAAAAAGCTGTGACAAAATGCACTTGCATTCTGACACAGCTTTTGACTCGTTAAGATTCTTCCGGCATTCCCTTGCACAGCAGCACGGGACAATCTGCATGCTGGGTGACGAAACTGGACACGCTGCCCATCAGCAGGCTGCGGAAGGTGCCGAAACCATGCGTCCCCATGACAATCATATCGCTTTCCTCTTCCTCGGCCACACTTAAGATAACCTCGCCGGGATTGCCCACTTCCACGCGGGTATGAGCGTGAACATCACTTGGGATTACGTGCATGAGGTCTGCCAGGAATTGATAGGCGGCAATTTTTAGTTCCGCCGGCACATAACCGCTGAGACTGACCTGTTCAAAAGCCGCCACATTCTGATTGTAGTCCACCACCATCAGCAAGGTGATTTCCGCCTTGGTCGCAGCCGCGAGCTGAACGGCCTCCTTGACGGCCTTAAAGGCCTGCCCGGAACCGTCCGTGGGCAGAAGAATGCGGTCACACTTTATCGCCTGCTGCGGCCGCGTTTTGATTTCCTCAATCAGCGCGGCCGTATCCATTTGACTTGTCAATTCCATCTTTTCCACAACATCATCCCCTATCTGCCAGTTCCTGCGCCAGCGCTGCCATCTGCTTATGCTGACGTTCTTCAGCTGCCTGTCTGGCTAAAAGTTCCTTGCGGGAAGCATTGAACCGCAGGCAGAACAGGATGCCCACAATCCCCATATAGACAAGAAATGCGCCAAAGGTCTGGGTAATATCAGCAAAGCCTGCCCCCCTGGCAATGATATCCCGTTCAAAATGAAATTCCCAGGTAAGCGGGAATACATGGCTAAACTTTACCACCCAATCCGCAAAGAAGGTAGTCGGACCAGCACCGCCCCCCAGAATAAAACCGCCAGGAATAAAGAGAATCATACGGCTTGATGCAATACCGGGGTTGGCTGCCGTCCAGCCAAACATCAAGGACAAGGTGCCCACTGTGAAAATATAAAATATCTGCACGAAGATAAAGGTAAAGAGATTTCCCGAAAAGGTCAAATCCCCCCATACCCGGAGTACCGCTAATCCCAGCACCCAGGAAACCATCAGACAGCAGCCATAGGGAATGAGTCTTGCCAATAAATCCCAGGGCGTGCCCTCAAGCAGAACTTTATCCAGCTGATGTGTAAGCCTAAGACGCGGTATCATACCAATGGTTGCAAAGGTAAAGAACATCGAACCAAAGAAGAACAAGAAGCCCAACGTTTCCCCGTTGTCCTTGGATTCCTGCGGATTAAAGAGGTTACGGGTCGCAAGGCTCACGTTGCCGTAAATGCTGTCATTGGTACTGCCCACATCACCGTTGGCCATCGCGTTATCCAGCCCTACGATTTCATTTAACGCTTCTTTGATGTTGCTGGTATTGGCCGAGTTCGTGTTATCGTAGAACACGCCAATATTGGATGCCACACCCGTATATCTATCCTTTTCCAGACCTCTGGGGAAATACACCACAGCAAAAGCCCTGTCCTGATAGAATAAATCCTTGGGGTCCTGCGCCGTATTCAGTACCGCCGTAACCTTCATGTACTCTGAGGCATCTATGCGATTGGTCAATTCTCGCGTATAAGCCGAGTTATCCAAATCGATAACAACGACTTTAACATCCTTGGCAATGTTGCCAGTGAGCAGCACCGACACAAACAGCGTGATAACCATGGCCACCATGATGCAGACCTTTTCATAGGGCATGCCCTGACCAGAAAACAGGAACTTAATTTCATCTCTTAGTGAATTCACTGTCTTTCACCCCAATAGTCATGCCCGGGATAATGCCATCCTGCGGGTCAATATAGATACGCACCTGAAATGCCGAAAGGTCAGACTGGCCCTTTTCGCGGGACTGCTTCAAATCCGCAAAGCCCGGAGCCTGCGTCAAAAGACGTACCGTCCCCGTAACCTTCTTTTCTCCAGCTACCGTAGTACCGGTAATTTCCATGCCCTCGGAGAGGCCTGCTGCCTGCTTTTCGCTGATATAAATATCGTAGTAGCTGCGGCTGCTTTCGAGCAGCACCACCGGCGTGGACGGAGAAATCATTTCCCCTTCTTTAGCCAGAACTTTAAGGATTTTGCCATCTTCGGGAGCACGCAGGGTCAGACGTTCCTTGGCCACTTCGAGTTCCTTTAACTGCACTTCCAAAGCCGCTTTCTGCTGACGCAGGGCTTCCACATCATTGCCCATGTTGTCGGCAGACATCCGCGCCTGTGCAATGGAGTCCGTGCCGCTGCCATTGGTGACGGCAGTCAGCTTGTTCAATAATTGCTGCTGCTGTTCCACGTTGGCCCGCGCCACGTTGAGCGTCATCTCTGCATCATCCAGCTGGGACTGAGCAATAGCGCCAGCCTCGACCAAAGAGGCCTTGCGGTTATAATCAAGCTGGGCATTCTTCAAGGTGACATTCGCCGACTGCAAAGCCGCCTGCTGCTGGTCGATGCCACGGTAGTTCTGGCTTTCACTCGTATCGGCTTTCAGATAGTTGATGCCCTGCGTGCCGCTGGTGGAGGCAATCTGCGCTTCCATCTGGGCAATCTGGGTCTTGAGCTTGGCAATGGAAAGGTCGGTGTCCGTGGAGTCCAGTTCCATGATGACGTCGCCCTTATGAACATAATCCCCTTCCTTCACCGCTTCTTTGATGAGCCGCCCGCTGACGGAATCAAAGGACATCTTGACCTGCTCGGCGGTAAGTATCCCTTCCTTCTTCTCCGTGGCCAGCACCAGTGCATCATTGCCCTTATACATCAACACCAGTCCTCCGATAATCAGGAGGGCAATAAATACGATGCCCGTACGCTTGGCTTTTTCTTTTGTGTTCATTCTCGATTCTCTCCCTTATATAGTTTACTAGCTAACTACTTTGACGTAAAAATAAGTGCCTTAGGCACTTAACTTTTCCAGCAGCATAATGAGTTCTTTCTGCTCGGCTTCGGTCAGTTTTTCCATCAATTTGCTGACCCGCAGATAATGCGGCGGCAAAATCTCTTCCATGAATTCACAGCCCGCTCTCGTCAGGCTCACGACCTTGGCCCGGCCATCCTGTGCGGCAGGATTGATATCCACTAGTCCGTCTCGTTCCATGCGCCGCAGCATATTGCTGATGGTCGCCCGGGTCACTCCCACTTTGGCCGCAAGTTCTGACGGAGCTATGCCCTTTTCGCCATACTGATGAAGCACCACCAGCGCACAGAACTTTCCTTCGGACAACTGATAGCTCTGCTGCAGCACATCCAAAATGGACTGCTGAATCTCCTCACTGGCCATCTTGATGCCCAGCATGGCGATGACTGCCGCCGGATTAATCTCCGGCACCAGCTTCTTATGCCGTTCCAATTCGGCAAAGGTCGGTATAATTTCCCGTTTCATAATTATCTCCAACATAAAATAATTAGCTTGCTAATCATTTATTATAAGGATTTTGCTCTTTTTGTCAACAACGAGATTTTTAATCGTCAATACTTTCTTCATGCTGACGGATGGTTTCGGCCACCACTTTGTCAAAGCCCGTCAAAGCCGCAAAGGGAGCGAACTGTGCCGCCCGCTTGGCAAGCGCCATACGCTGATGGTTCTGCGGCTCCGGCCGCGGCAGGTTCACGATATCGGCGTAATCTTCACTTGTTCTCTGGGGAATCATGCCTTGTGTCCTCCTATCTCACTGTTTCTGGCTATGGTGCGCGCCTCCTCTTTGAGGTTCGCCGCCTTCAACACAGCGTTCTTGCCAAATTTATTTCTAAGGGCCAGCATTGCATGCTGCAGGGATTTTTCCTTTTGCGCGCTGCGCTGCTTCGCTTCTTCCTGGCGGGTTCTCTCCTCCAGATTGTCAAAGAGATTAAATTGCACCACCGCTTCCTTTTGACTGGTCAGACTGTCCTCTGCAATCAGGCGGCCTACGGTCACGGTAAGGCGACGCACGAGAAGCTGCGGCATAGTTATGCGGTCATAGAGGGCCAGCGTTTCCTGCAGAAGTTTTTTCGTCGAGGAAGTATGATGCGCAAGGCTCACGGTTCCATGCGCAGCCTTGGGCACCTTGCGTCCGTAATGGTCGATATGGACAGGGCCATTATAGCCCTTGGCCATGTTTTCGATGTCGTATCCCACATCGAGCACCACCTGATTGGTCACGAGTTTCTTTTCCAGCAAATCAAAGATAAGCTGGTCCATCATCTCCCAGACAATCAGCCGCGCCTGTTCATTGGTATAAGGTTCGTGCAGTACCTGACCGCTGCTGAGGCTCGTGCTGGTCGGCCGATAATTCTTGACCGCCTCCATCGTGCAGGGTTCATATCCCCAGGCATGGTCAATCAGAAGCTCTGCATTCACCCCAAAGGTCTTATAGAGTTCATTTTCACCATAGACCTGCAGCGAAAAGCGGGCAATATCGCCCATGGTGTAGAGCCCCATGTCCGCAAGTTTCTGGGCATAGCCTCTCCCCACCCGCCAAAAATCCGTTATGGGGGTATGCGCCCAGAGCTGCCGACGATAGCGCATTTCATCGAGTTCGGCAATGCGCACGCCGTCCTTGTCCGGCGGCATATGCTTGGCGGTGATGTCCATGGCAATCTTGGCCAGATACATATTACTGCCCACGCCTGCCGTGGCCGTAATTTTCGTTTCCGTCAGCACATCCCCCACCATCTTTCGGGCCAGTTCATGTGCCGTCATTTTATAGGTAGCAAGATAGGGCGCCACATGGATAAAAACCTCGTCAATGGAATACGTATGAATATCATGAGGAGCGATATAACGCAGGTACACGCCGAACACCTGCCCGCTATATTTCATATAGAGTGCCATGCGGGGAACAGCCACGATATAACCGATGGCAAGCTGGGGATTATCTGCCAAATCCTGACTGTCGCAGGATTCGCCCACGAGTTTTCCCCCCGGTGCCTTAGCCGCCCGCAGCCTGTTGGCATATTTGATTTTCTGCACCACCTCAAAAAGCCTTGCCCGCCCCGGTACGCCATACTGCTTGATGGCAGGGCTGGCGGCAAGGCAGATGGTCTTTTCCGACCGGCTCTCATCTGCCACCACCAAATTCGTGGTCAACGGGTCAAGCCCCCGCTCCACACATTCCACGGAAGCATAGAAGGATTTGAGGTCAATGGCGATATAACTTGCCTTATCCATGATACTCACCTGTGTAATTTATTTACTCACAGTGTAGCATATAGCTTGCGAGCTGACAAGTCAAAATTGACAAGTCAAAGGCTGACATGTCAAAGGCTCGCCAAAAACGCTGTTGCCAACCCCATTCGCCTTGCAGTATAATGGGTGGATAAGAATAGCGAAAGAACGGAGCTGATGGTATGATTTCCACTCGTGGGCGCTATGCCCTGCGCGTTATGCTGGATTTGGCTGAAAACGAAAATGGCAAGTATATCCCCTTGAAGGATATTGCCGCCCGCCAGGAACTTTCCAAAAAATATCTGGAAATTATCGTCAAGGATTTGGTAAAAGAAGGTCTGCTGACAGGAGCCAGCGGCAAAGGCGGCGGTTACAAGCTCTGCCGCCGTCCCGAGGAATACACCGTCGGCGAAATCATCGAACTCATGGAAGGCACATTGGCCTCGGTTGC
The Selenomonas ruminantium AC2024 DNA segment above includes these coding regions:
- a CDS encoding DNA methylase, with product MDKASYIAIDLKSFYASVECVERGLDPLTTNLVVADESRSEKTICLAASPAIKQYGVPGRARLFEVVQKIKYANRLRAAKAPGGKLVGESCDSQDLADNPQLAIGYIVAVPRMALYMKYSGQVFGVYLRYIAPHDIHTYSIDEVFIHVAPYLATYKMTAHELARKMVGDVLTETKITATAGVGSNMYLAKIAMDITAKHMPPDKDGVRIAELDEMRYRRQLWAHTPITDFWRVGRGYAQKLADMGLYTMGDIARFSLQVYGENELYKTFGVNAELLIDHAWGYEPCTMEAVKNYRPTSTSLSSGQVLHEPYTNEQARLIVWEMMDQLIFDLLEKKLVTNQVVLDVGYDIENMAKGYNGPVHIDHYGRKVPKAAHGTVSLAHHTSSTKKLLQETLALYDRITMPQLLVRRLTVTVGRLIAEDSLTSQKEAVVQFNLFDNLEERTRQEEAKQRSAQKEKSLQHAMLALRNKFGKNAVLKAANLKEEARTIARNSEIGGHKA
- a CDS encoding response regulator; its protein translation is MSEKKIKNVIIVMCKYSVVVKGIERRLKEIGCKVSILTQDNDKMPKLDKEKESATFIFYLPNDIMDDVIKFNWLEHIYGKIHELECECEVIVIGDKSERDDLTGRIFGMLHVGWLDRPVKMEELELAVTDGIFPEVEGSNKKHILIVDDDPSYAKMVREWLKDVYQVSIVTAGIQAITFLAKKNVDMILLDYEMPVVDGPQVFQMLRQEPSTQGIPVVFLTGVGGKEQVERVLQLKPTGYILKSTTKDKLLSYLMKKL
- a CDS encoding HlyD family secretion protein, whose translation is MNTKEKAKRTGIVFIALLIIGGLVLMYKGNDALVLATEKKEGILTAEQVKMSFDSVSGRLIKEAVKEGDYVHKGDVIMELDSTDTDLSIAKLKTQIAQMEAQIASTSGTQGINYLKADTSESQNYRGIDQQQAALQSANVTLKNAQLDYNRKASLVEAGAIAQSQLDDAEMTLNVARANVEQQQQLLNKLTAVTNGSGTDSIAQARMSADNMGNDVEALRQQKAALEVQLKELEVAKERLTLRAPEDGKILKVLAKEGEMISPSTPVVLLESSRSYYDIYISEKQAAGLSEGMEITGTTVAGEKKVTGTVRLLTQAPGFADLKQSREKGQSDLSAFQVRIYIDPQDGIIPGMTIGVKDSEFTKR
- a CDS encoding response regulator — encoded protein: METELENLAYIAGKIEANPEETERLMPLVLTETGVKQGLLTLNGTAVFGKKMSVQRFEGIQASFRGYPQITFVHGEGLLFTYPVFHGENVKYVLYRFYPINSVMERFAISCYDDIGKVLISTREGDIIIPFAQNDPEDIEFMQSTETKKFYRKMHQEMEVSVASARTFNSTHGDMIMFEAEIPGTDYLLAGFVPKAKASEGIENITLLVVYVFSLLMILVVLGAVFLIRAQLKIRESAELMEAKAMAEEASRAKSDFLANMSHEIRTPINAVIGMNEMILREGKDENILYYAENIRNAGRTLLELVNQILDFSKIEAGKIEIILVNYYMASVLNDLVNMLQPRVKEKGLALELGFDESMPSQLYGDEVRIKQIITNILTNAVKYTETGSVTFFVGYEPVTDDPDSIYLRVAVQDTGIGIKEEDMSKLFTEFERIEEKRNRNIEGTGLGMAITQNLLNKMGSTLQVDSTYGYGSTFSFVLKQKVVSWEPLGNYEESYHAQAKSQRGYQGKFTAPDAHVLVVDDNRMNLVVFQNLVKQIQVKVDTAESGDACLALTQKHRYDLIFLDHMMPHKDGIETLHELRAQADNPNVATKVVCLTANAISNAREQYLKAGFDDFLTKPIETDKLEGMLMDYLPQEKILVDCSENTAAEEKLPVPDSLVPLQDADWLDLATGIKNSGSADAYLPLLKIFYESLDEKADEIDAFYAAENWQDYTIKVHALKSSARIIGAAAFGEEAQQLENAGKSGDIDYIRSHHAEFIAKYRSFKAPLAEVFATAADEDKPLADMDLLTSAYEEISIAAKEMDCDRLEEIFSEMNDYRVAGSEEEKWKQLKAAAEQFDYEKIIEVLGK
- a CDS encoding ABC transporter permease, whose translation is MNSLRDEIKFLFSGQGMPYEKVCIMVAMVITLFVSVLLTGNIAKDVKVVVIDLDNSAYTRELTNRIDASEYMKVTAVLNTAQDPKDLFYQDRAFAVVYFPRGLEKDRYTGVASNIGVFYDNTNSANTSNIKEALNEIVGLDNAMANGDVGSTNDSIYGNVSLATRNLFNPQESKDNGETLGFLFFFGSMFFTFATIGMIPRLRLTHQLDKVLLEGTPWDLLARLIPYGCCLMVSWVLGLAVLRVWGDLTFSGNLFTFIFVQIFYIFTVGTLSLMFGWTAANPGIASSRMILFIPGGFILGGGAGPTTFFADWVVKFSHVFPLTWEFHFERDIIARGAGFADITQTFGAFLVYMGIVGILFCLRFNASRKELLARQAAEERQHKQMAALAQELADRG
- a CDS encoding universal stress protein encodes the protein MELTSQMDTAALIEEIKTRPQQAIKCDRILLPTDGSGQAFKAVKEAVQLAAATKAEITLLMVVDYNQNVAAFEQVSLSGYVPAELKIAAYQFLADLMHVIPSDVHAHTRVEVGNPGEVILSVAEEEESDMIVMGTHGFGTFRSLLMGSVSSFVTQHADCPVLLCKGMPEES
- a CDS encoding MarR family winged helix-turn-helix transcriptional regulator codes for the protein MKREIIPTFAELERHKKLVPEINPAAVIAMLGIKMASEEIQQSILDVLQQSYQLSEGKFCALVVLHQYGEKGIAPSELAAKVGVTRATISNMLRRMERDGLVDINPAAQDGRAKVVSLTRAGCEFMEEILPPHYLRVSKLMEKLTEAEQKELIMLLEKLSA
- a CDS encoding BMP family ABC transporter substrate-binding protein; translated protein: MNTNNSKARYVPALLVILTVAAIIFVIQSFRIPTETQNTTVGVVLIGSWADKAWNESHYKGLQKACDAYNCKLLGREYVADSGDAGTFYDAVEGLIKDGANVIFLTSFGYGTYVDKIAAKYPDVAFFTISGHGKANNCTSYFARLYQVRYLAGLVAGAATKTGVLGYVAAMPNSQTNRGINAYALGMRRANPQAKLLVHFTGSWDNRNMEMDSVVKLAAAGADVITYHEDKPNAIEKAEMMGLYTIGYGSTQANYSQRYLTAALYDWDAVYQKVLSDYISGRVTSTKDYWLDLSEGGVKLDKLSPLVEPATADLVELELQRIKKQDVFSGVIYDNKGQLRCDEGEQISDQELFYGMDWFVEGVEIDE
- a CDS encoding BMP family ABC transporter substrate-binding protein → MKNILILVVMIFAAAAVGIFLIQDNQEEADITANTTKVGLILNGSHEDHNYVQTHFEALQSLQKELNLKIIYREKVPNECYDVITDLIEKEDCKIIVAISFGYGPDMKKAAAKYPQVYFLHAAGTGEAVNLSTFFGRMYQARYLAGIVAGMESETGELGYIAAFPIPETIRGINAFTLGARSVRPDAKVYVRYSNSWTADEPAGLECQKLLDSHPIDVLFMHTDSIMPHKIAESRGIKSIGCNKDNRDLFSSKYLTASEWNWQGYYRQQILNCLRGKFHGKHTWLGMEEGIVKLADFSPLVKDRTKAAVGAAREKFLSREFDVFYGPIRDNQGNLRLATGESMSDYTLLNTLDWYVEGVIVEY